One window of the Sphaerochaeta associata genome contains the following:
- a CDS encoding class I SAM-dependent rRNA methyltransferase, translating into MQIITIKDGKEKQLLRHHPWVFSGALHTPTSALETGLGRVQTQDGAFIAYGWYDQDSHIPLRLLSWNESRIPDDSWWAQAITESVRRRSSFFQDKGGGTTTFRIIFSEADMLPGVVVDVYGTMLRIIISARVAWDHKEIIVSTLDSLLKPSLMLLTTDSAFCGAEKLSEITLYYQDGQYFNPAKRIDPIRFREDGLYYEVIPGKGQKSGFYCDQRENRKAIEAYAKDAVVLDGCSYTGAFSLHALRAGAKSVDLFDSSDPALRQALVHVHINQDLKTIPEGSRARVTTTVCDIFEQMRVIESNHYDLMILDPPKLAQTKAQAEGAQKAYKDLNRLAMQKIKNGGIIATFSCSASISAEQLRMILAWSAKDANVEIQILKSLGQAEDHPIRLSFPESEYLCGYILRVLR; encoded by the coding sequence ATGCAAATCATTACAATCAAGGATGGTAAGGAGAAACAGCTCCTTCGCCATCATCCCTGGGTTTTTTCTGGAGCTCTCCATACTCCAACCTCAGCACTGGAAACCGGTCTGGGCAGGGTTCAAACCCAAGACGGAGCGTTTATCGCCTACGGCTGGTACGATCAGGACAGCCATATCCCCCTTCGACTCCTCAGTTGGAATGAATCAAGGATTCCCGACGACTCGTGGTGGGCGCAGGCCATCACCGAAAGCGTACGCAGGAGAAGTTCCTTTTTTCAGGACAAAGGCGGCGGCACCACCACCTTCCGCATCATATTCTCGGAAGCCGACATGCTTCCGGGCGTAGTGGTTGATGTGTATGGAACCATGCTGAGAATCATCATCAGCGCCCGTGTCGCCTGGGACCATAAGGAGATAATCGTTTCCACCCTGGACAGCCTTCTCAAACCCTCTTTAATGCTGCTGACCACCGACAGTGCCTTCTGTGGTGCGGAAAAGCTCAGTGAAATCACGCTCTATTATCAGGACGGGCAATACTTCAATCCTGCTAAACGAATCGATCCCATCCGCTTCCGTGAAGACGGTTTGTATTATGAGGTGATACCCGGCAAGGGTCAGAAGAGCGGATTCTACTGCGACCAGCGGGAGAACCGCAAGGCGATTGAAGCCTATGCCAAGGATGCCGTGGTGCTCGATGGGTGTTCCTATACGGGAGCCTTCAGCCTTCATGCACTGCGCGCCGGGGCGAAGAGCGTCGATTTGTTCGACTCCAGCGACCCCGCACTTCGTCAAGCCTTGGTCCATGTACACATCAATCAGGATCTGAAGACCATACCCGAGGGCAGCCGCGCAAGGGTCACTACAACCGTTTGCGACATCTTCGAGCAGATGCGTGTCATTGAGAGCAACCACTATGACCTGATGATTCTCGACCCCCCGAAGCTTGCTCAGACGAAGGCACAGGCCGAGGGAGCACAAAAGGCCTACAAGGATTTGAACCGGCTTGCCATGCAGAAGATCAAGAACGGAGGCATCATCGCCACCTTCAGCTGCAGCGCATCCATCAGCGCCGAGCAACTTCGCATGATCCTTGCCTGGAGTGCAAAAGATGCCAACGTTGAAATTCAGATACTGAAGAGCCTGGGCCAGGCGGAGGATCATCCGATCCGTCTCTCGTTTCCGGAATCGGAATACTTGTGCGGATATATTTTGAGGGTGCTGCGCTAA